A genomic segment from Streptomyces sp. NBC_01233 encodes:
- a CDS encoding NUDIX hydrolase, whose protein sequence is MPDRPSPDAVRAYHAARPAPLVAATGIVLDTRGRVLVLATSYEADPELPGGTVEAAETPEAGLARELREELDLHVPVGRLLAVDSRPPGALGRALVVHVHLVGPLTPEETAALSLRDGGITEARWLRPDEACEALPARIAPRLRAGLAALHTGSFAHLVDGVPQPGSPAGLDPARRLALEHSRALDAASHRASRPKAVTAASVLFTAADGRVLLVQPAYGRSDRWNLPGGGIDSDLGETPRAAARREVHEELGLDLAPGRLLAVNWSHKPGRPARIRFLYDGGVLDAATLDRIRLDHTELLQWRTVTPAELPGLVKPALRRQITACLTARATGTGPLELHAGRP, encoded by the coding sequence GTGCCCGACCGCCCCTCCCCCGACGCGGTGCGCGCGTACCACGCCGCCCGGCCGGCCCCCCTCGTGGCCGCCACCGGGATCGTCCTGGACACCCGCGGGCGTGTCCTCGTACTGGCCACCTCGTACGAGGCGGATCCGGAACTCCCGGGCGGCACGGTCGAGGCCGCCGAGACACCCGAGGCCGGGCTGGCCCGCGAGCTGCGGGAGGAGCTCGACCTCCACGTGCCCGTCGGCCGGCTGCTGGCGGTGGACTCCCGGCCGCCGGGGGCCCTCGGCCGCGCCCTGGTCGTGCACGTCCACCTGGTCGGCCCGCTGACCCCGGAGGAGACCGCGGCGCTCTCCCTCCGGGACGGCGGGATCACCGAGGCGCGCTGGCTCCGGCCGGACGAGGCCTGCGAGGCGCTGCCGGCCCGCATCGCGCCCCGGCTGCGCGCCGGCCTGGCCGCCCTGCACACCGGCTCCTTCGCCCACCTCGTCGACGGCGTGCCGCAGCCGGGCTCCCCGGCCGGCCTGGACCCGGCCCGGCGCCTCGCCCTGGAACATTCCCGCGCCCTCGACGCGGCCAGCCACCGGGCCAGCCGGCCCAAGGCCGTGACCGCCGCGAGCGTGCTGTTCACCGCCGCCGACGGCCGGGTCCTGCTGGTGCAGCCCGCGTACGGCCGGAGCGACCGCTGGAACCTGCCCGGCGGCGGCATCGACAGCGACCTCGGCGAGACCCCGCGCGCCGCCGCCCGGCGGGAGGTCCACGAGGAACTGGGCCTCGACCTCGCCCCGGGCCGGCTGCTCGCCGTGAACTGGTCGCACAAGCCCGGCCGTCCGGCGCGCATCCGCTTCCTCTACGACGGCGGCGTCCTCGACGCCGCCACCCTCGACCGGATCCGCCTCGACCACACCGAGCTCCTCCAGTGGCGCACCGTCACGCCCGCGGAGCTCCCGGGCCTGGTCAAACCGGCCCTGCGGCGCCAGATCACCGCCTGCCTGACCGCCCGCGCCACCGGCACCGGCCCGCTGGAACTCCACGCCGGCCGCCCCTGA